GCGGCCAGAGGGAACCGGCGTGTGCCGGCAATGGTGCGGGCAGCGGGACCGGGGAACATCGTCCCCCCGGACTCGGCACTGCTGAGACCGCGCCTCAAGGGctctgtccagttctgggcGCCTCAGTTCAGGAAGGATATTGAGGTGTAATATTCCCCAGCCAGAACGTGCCAGGATTTCCTCCACTAACAGTGcagtgggtccagaggagggctgcggagctgggaaagggtctgGAGCGTATGTGTTTGAGAAGAGCGGCTGAGGGAGTTTGGGGTGTTTAGCCTGGCGGAGGCTCAGGACGGACCTCATCGCTCTCTACAAGTACCTGAAGGGAACCGGAGTCACGTAGAGATCGGGCTTTTCCCCCAGGCAACAAGcgacaggacaagaggacacagtgTTAAGCTACGCCAAGGGAATTTTAGGTTGGTCATGAGGAGGAACTTCTTCACAATAAGGGTGATCCGACACTGGAATGGGCTACCCAGGGTGatggaggtgtttaaggaaagaccGGACGTGGTCTGGCTAACATGGTGGTGACTGGTTATAGCATGGGCCCGATGACCTCAGGTCTTTTCCCCCCTAAGCGGTTCTGGCTCCCTGACCAGCTGGCGGCTCGCGGCAGCACCGCGCACGCGCGGCCCAAGGAGGTAGGGGGGCCGCGCTGTCCTCCCCTTGTCCCCGCCCCTGCACGCCGCCCATTGGCTACAGCGCGCGGAGGCGCCTCCCCATTGGCCGGGACTGCCGTCCGTCCGCGCtgcgcgccgccgccgccatggtGCGCTTCAAGAACAGGTGAGGCTGGCGGGAGGCGCCGCCGTCGTGTCCGGGCCGGTGCCGCGCCGCTCACGCCGCGCTGTCCCGCAGGTATGTGCTCTGCGAGGTGGTCTCGGAGGACCCGCGGTGCCGCCAGTGCATCGAGGACCGCGTGCTGGGCCTCGCCGTCAGAGACGCCATCGCACGGGTGCACGGGGACTACGGCCTGGcgtgctgctccatctccttcACAGGTGCGGGCGAGACGGGCGGCCCCGGGGGTGCGGGGTCCCTCCGGGTCCGCTCACCGTGCGTGTGTGTCCCGCAGTGAAGTACCTGAACGCCTACACCGGGACGGTGCTGCTGCGGTGCCGCAAGGACTCGTACCGGCTGCTGTGCTCCGCGCTGCCCTTCGTGCGGTACCTGGAGAGCCGCGGGCAGCGCTACCCCTGCTTCCTCAACACCCTGCACGTCGGAGGTCAGGAGCCCGGGGGGAGGACGGAGCTTTAATCATACCTGCCACGGCGCCgtggtgctgctctgggtgcgACAGACATTCCTCGTGTGTTACTAACAGCAACTGCTTTCAGCAGAGCTAAATAAGAAACAGGCACCAGCAAttctttttttgaaagcttCGTTAATTTTGCTTGAAGCTTCATTACATTTATCTCAGAACCAGAACAGCAAATACAACGTtacattactttaaaatatattttcaaaatatagtATCTTCTGTATTGTGAAAATTAACCCCCAGGGGAAGTAACAGGCACTGCACGTTTGGAATTATTACTCCACCACTCAGCAGTGCAGAAGTCTCCAACCCCTTTGTAGCATTTACATTAACAACCTTGTTTCCTGGGGCATTTGTCACTTGATACAATGCTCTTTAGGAAATAGGCAGTTCTGAAGCATTTGGTTGTGTAGATTGTTACATGCTGTTCTTGTAACTTCTACAGGTACCATAAGAACATGTCAGAAATTCCTGATTCAGTATAACAGAACACAGCTGCTGAGGTTGTTGCAAAACTGTACAAATGAAGGTGAGTTTCTCCAGCCACTTTCCTAAAATGTAGCCTCAGTTCCTGGGGTTGTTGTAGGATATGCTGGGCTACTTCTGAATTCTTGGCCTGAGAAATGCTTCTGTCTTTAGAAATGGAGGACAGTCCAGTGTATGTGAAGAGATCAAGTAATAACCCTCTGTTGCTTTCTTTATTGCAGAGGAAAGACAGTGTATACAGAAGTCCTTGTTGAGCTGTTCCCTTACAGAAGAGCAGTCTGAAAGTGGAGAtgaggaggatgatgatggcACAGAGACAGACTGAATGTCACTTGTTACTGTTCACCTCTGTTCTGTACTTGCTTACTTAAGATATGACTGGTTATCTTCAGTGTTAAGCAGTGCA
This Serinus canaria isolate serCan28SL12 chromosome 15, serCan2020, whole genome shotgun sequence DNA region includes the following protein-coding sequences:
- the POP5 gene encoding ribonuclease P/MRP protein subunit POP5 — translated: MVRFKNRYVLCEVVSEDPRCRQCIEDRVLGLAVRDAIARVHGDYGLACCSISFTVKYLNAYTGTVLLRCRKDSYRLLCSALPFVRYLESRGQRYPCFLNTLHVGGTIRTCQKFLIQYNRTQLLRLLQNCTNEEERQCIQKSLLSCSLTEEQSESGDEEDDDGTETD